Proteins encoded by one window of Marixanthomonas sp. SCSIO 43207:
- the cas1 gene encoding type II CRISPR-associated endonuclease Cas1, with translation MIKRTLFFGNPAYLSTKNEQLVVNFPEEEKQEATIPIEDLGYIVLEDPQITITNGLLMKLVQNKTAVVTCDKQHLPCSFLQPLVGHSEQTERIRHQLDASVPLKKQLWQQTVSAKIENQAAHLQQQGKNALKLKRWASEVKSGDTQNHEAIAAAHYFQNLFDIEGFSRNQKGIPPNNLLNYGYAILRAIAARALVSSGMLPSVGIYHHNKYNAFCLADDVMEPYRPYVDILVYEIVETGCNLEELTTSLKAELLTIPAMDVWIDGKQSPLMNAMSRTTNSLYECFFGSSRKLLYPQF, from the coding sequence ATGATAAAACGCACCCTCTTTTTTGGCAACCCCGCCTACCTCAGTACAAAGAACGAGCAGTTGGTGGTCAACTTTCCGGAAGAAGAAAAACAGGAGGCAACCATTCCTATTGAAGATTTGGGTTATATTGTGCTGGAAGATCCACAAATTACCATCACCAACGGCCTGTTAATGAAACTGGTACAGAACAAAACCGCGGTGGTCACCTGTGACAAACAGCATTTACCCTGTAGTTTTTTGCAACCCTTGGTGGGGCATAGCGAACAGACCGAGCGTATCCGCCACCAACTGGATGCTAGTGTACCCCTAAAAAAACAATTGTGGCAACAAACGGTTAGTGCCAAGATTGAAAACCAGGCTGCCCATTTGCAACAACAAGGTAAGAATGCTTTAAAATTAAAGCGGTGGGCCAGTGAGGTAAAGAGTGGGGATACGCAAAACCATGAGGCTATTGCAGCTGCTCATTATTTTCAGAACTTATTCGATATCGAAGGATTTAGCCGGAACCAAAAAGGCATCCCACCCAACAACCTGTTAAATTATGGATACGCTATTTTACGGGCCATTGCAGCTAGAGCTTTGGTAAGCAGTGGGATGCTGCCTTCAGTTGGGATTTACCACCATAACAAATACAATGCGTTTTGTTTGGCTGATGATGTAATGGAACCCTATCGACCCTATGTAGATATTTTGGTTTATGAGATTGTGGAAACGGGTTGCAACTTGGAAGAGCTGACCACCTCTCTAAAGGCAGAACTGTTAACAATACCTGCTATGGATGTATGGATAGATGGGAAGCAAAGCCCTTTGATGAACGCGATGAGCCGGACAACCAACAGTTTGTACGAGTGTTTTTTTGGGAGCAGCAGAAAGCTGTTATATCCCCAATTCTAG
- the cas2 gene encoding CRISPR-associated endonuclease Cas2, which yields MWVLVFFDLPTETRVERKAAARFRKDLLNDGFAMFQFSIYMRFCPSRENAAVHIKRSKNALPKKGKVGIMQITDKQFGMIELFHGKKEVEPETPSQQLELF from the coding sequence ATGTGGGTACTGGTATTTTTTGATTTACCAACGGAGACCCGTGTGGAGCGGAAAGCGGCGGCACGGTTTCGGAAAGATTTACTGAACGATGGGTTTGCGATGTTCCAGTTTAGTATCTATATGCGGTTTTGTCCCAGCCGAGAAAATGCTGCTGTGCATATTAAGCGCTCTAAAAATGCCTTGCCCAAAAAAGGGAAAGTGGGTATTATGCAGATAACCGATAAACAATTTGGGATGATCGAACTGTTTCATGGAAAAAAGGAAGTAGAGCCTGAAACACCTTCTCAACAACTCGAACTTTTTTAA
- the cas9 gene encoding type II CRISPR RNA-guided endonuclease Cas9 (Cas9, originally named Csn1, is the large, multifunctional signature protein of type II CRISPR/Cas systems. It is well known even to general audiences because its RNA-guided endonuclease activity has made it a popular tool for custom editing of eukaryotic genomes.), with protein sequence MKRILGPDLGTNSIGWALVESNFNKKEGKIIGLGSRIIPMDAKQMNDFSTGQSISATADRTAARSMRRLYQRSILRRERLHRVLNILGFLPDHYANSIDFEKRYGQFKKGTEPKLPYRQDEENNFHFIFQDSFNEMVSAFKAKGQNIKLPYDWTLYYLRKKALKHKISKQELSWVLLNFNQKRGYYQSRDEDLEGDANKLEEYYKLKVVNVEESDKAKGGIWYNVLLENKWVYRRKSKDPLIDWIGKDREFIVTTTLDKKGKPKKDKEGNIKRSFRSVDSEKDWIAIKKKTENEILDTEKTVGEYIFDTLLKKPDQKIRGKLIKTIERKFYRKELDKIIETQLAFHPELQNAELYQKSINELYRNNDAHRANITDKGFKYLFIDDIIFYQRPLKTNKSLISNCPFESRTYIKDGEKVEQPLKCISKSHPLYQEFRLWQFIHNLRIYQREGIEDGNPVLDQDVTNKYLKEEKDNVDLYDFLNQRKEISQKALLKYFKLTEKEYRWNYIEDKKYPCNELRAEIISRLSKIEGVNPKDYLNPDFIFGLWHIIYSVRDRKQYGKALKTFASKNNLNEDAFFEAFIKFKPFDSAYGSFSEKALKKLLPLMRQGKYWDNKAILEETQSRINFIMERLDAIGRDLEKIEKVADDDIPKQVLKSFTKASQPNRGLNTYQASYAVYNRHAEVSEIIRWTKPDEISKYLKGFKQHSLRNPIVEQVVTETLRVVRDIWEFYGEGKENYFDEIHVELGREIKNSADVRESITNAINQNTNTNERIKNILQQLMDDKDMEGSVRPYSKGHQEILKLYEEGVYSHSPESYNNIELGDIEKIRRKTSPTKSEINKYKLWLQQGYVSPYTGEIIPLSKLFTSEYEVEHIIPRSRYFDDSISNKVICEAAINPYPYKGNKTAYQFIKDRGDSIVPELSVNGKNVKILSKENYEAHCKTYFKDNKKKLEFLLSDDIPEGFINRQLNDSRYISKIVKGLLSNVVREEGEQETTSKHLVPVIGKITSVLRQDWGLSNVWNDLLAPRFERMNEITNSTEFRFEKTDGHGNTYMVNTVPDELANGFTKKRLDHRHHALDALVVAFTTKEHTNYVTSLNTKRKNYGLVSKLRQIDKKTIPDKKNGGTRTITVAKDYHKPWHNFTQEAKEALETTIVSFKQNKRVINRATNKYWKWKEVDGKMKKIQVEQKGSNWAIRKSLHKATYYGKTKGVDTPKGKIATAGRVSLESITNRKQLNSITDSGIKKILNNHLKNYIDEKEKERFDLAFSPDGIDELNNTIQQLNNGKPHQPIKKVRVYEIGSKFSLGETGNKDTKYVEADKGTNLFFNVYWDEKKEKRNYETVPLNEVVAHQKAVASLPKEERTEAPTDPKLGKFLFSLSPDDLVYVPTDEEMDNPTLVNFENLSKEQAGRIYKMVSTTQKKLQCQPMPYAKEIKKNENGSGNKTERILAYPNKENIIDEKNNLVMIKDRCWKLLVDRLGNLKRLA encoded by the coding sequence TGAACCAAAACTACCTTACCGTCAAGATGAAGAAAACAATTTTCATTTTATTTTTCAGGATTCTTTCAATGAAATGGTGAGTGCTTTTAAAGCCAAAGGTCAAAATATAAAATTACCGTATGATTGGACCTTATATTATTTGCGAAAAAAAGCATTAAAGCATAAAATTTCAAAACAAGAGCTATCTTGGGTGCTACTTAACTTTAACCAAAAGCGAGGTTATTACCAATCTCGCGACGAAGATTTGGAAGGTGATGCCAATAAACTGGAAGAATATTATAAGTTGAAGGTAGTAAATGTAGAGGAAAGTGACAAAGCTAAAGGAGGAATTTGGTATAATGTTCTATTGGAAAATAAATGGGTATATAGACGCAAAAGCAAAGACCCCTTAATTGATTGGATAGGGAAAGACAGAGAATTTATAGTTACTACAACACTTGATAAGAAGGGTAAACCCAAAAAAGATAAAGAGGGGAATATAAAGAGAAGCTTTAGGTCAGTAGACAGTGAAAAAGATTGGATCGCTATTAAAAAGAAAACCGAAAATGAAATATTAGACACTGAGAAAACAGTGGGTGAATATATTTTTGACACTCTGCTTAAAAAACCGGATCAAAAAATACGGGGAAAACTTATAAAGACCATTGAGCGCAAATTTTACCGTAAAGAACTTGATAAGATTATTGAAACTCAATTGGCATTTCATCCAGAATTACAAAACGCTGAATTATATCAAAAGAGTATCAATGAATTGTACCGAAACAATGATGCACATAGAGCCAATATTACAGACAAAGGTTTTAAGTATCTATTTATAGACGATATTATATTTTATCAACGACCCTTAAAAACCAATAAATCTTTAATTTCCAACTGCCCTTTTGAAAGTAGAACTTACATAAAAGATGGTGAAAAAGTAGAACAACCTTTAAAGTGCATTTCAAAATCCCACCCCTTGTATCAAGAGTTTCGTCTTTGGCAATTTATCCATAACCTTCGTATTTACCAGCGCGAAGGAATAGAAGATGGTAACCCAGTATTGGATCAAGATGTTACAAATAAATATTTGAAAGAGGAAAAGGATAATGTGGATTTATATGATTTTTTAAATCAGCGAAAAGAGATTAGTCAAAAGGCACTTTTGAAATATTTTAAACTTACTGAAAAGGAATATCGATGGAATTATATTGAGGATAAAAAATACCCCTGTAACGAATTACGCGCCGAAATAATTTCACGACTTTCAAAAATAGAAGGGGTTAACCCAAAAGATTATTTGAATCCTGACTTTATATTTGGGCTTTGGCACATAATATATTCAGTACGAGACCGAAAACAATATGGAAAAGCTTTAAAAACTTTTGCAAGTAAAAATAACCTGAATGAAGATGCTTTTTTTGAAGCTTTTATTAAATTTAAACCTTTTGACAGTGCGTATGGTTCTTTTTCTGAAAAAGCACTGAAAAAACTCTTGCCCTTAATGCGCCAAGGCAAATATTGGGACAATAAAGCAATTTTAGAAGAAACCCAATCAAGGATTAATTTCATTATGGAAAGGCTCGATGCGATTGGTCGCGATCTCGAAAAGATTGAAAAGGTAGCCGATGATGATATACCCAAACAGGTTTTAAAAAGTTTTACAAAAGCATCACAGCCAAATAGAGGCCTAAACACTTATCAAGCGAGTTATGCAGTTTATAATCGTCACGCTGAAGTTAGTGAAATAATACGATGGACAAAGCCCGATGAGATTTCAAAATACCTTAAAGGTTTTAAACAACACAGCCTTAGAAACCCAATTGTTGAGCAAGTAGTTACAGAGACCTTGCGCGTTGTTCGTGATATTTGGGAATTTTATGGTGAAGGCAAAGAAAATTATTTTGATGAAATCCATGTAGAATTGGGGCGGGAGATTAAAAACTCTGCTGATGTTCGTGAGAGTATTACCAATGCAATTAACCAAAATACCAATACCAACGAACGCATTAAAAACATTCTTCAACAGTTGATGGATGACAAAGACATGGAAGGAAGTGTACGGCCTTATTCTAAAGGACACCAAGAAATATTAAAACTTTATGAAGAAGGAGTATATTCTCATTCACCTGAAAGCTATAATAATATTGAACTAGGCGATATAGAAAAAATAAGAAGGAAAACTTCTCCAACAAAATCTGAAATTAACAAATACAAACTTTGGTTGCAACAAGGATACGTTTCCCCTTATACAGGAGAAATCATTCCGTTGAGCAAGTTGTTTACCAGTGAATATGAAGTTGAACACATTATACCTCGTTCCCGTTATTTCGATGATTCTATAAGCAATAAGGTGATTTGTGAAGCAGCAATCAACCCATATCCCTATAAAGGGAACAAGACCGCTTACCAATTTATTAAAGATAGAGGAGATAGTATTGTCCCTGAGCTTTCTGTTAATGGAAAAAATGTAAAGATACTTTCTAAAGAAAATTATGAAGCACATTGCAAAACCTATTTTAAGGATAATAAAAAGAAACTAGAGTTTTTATTGAGTGATGATATTCCGGAAGGTTTTATTAATCGTCAATTAAATGACAGTCGCTATATAAGTAAAATAGTAAAGGGGCTATTGAGTAATGTGGTGCGGGAAGAAGGCGAACAGGAGACTACATCGAAACATTTGGTTCCTGTAATTGGTAAGATAACCAGTGTTTTGAGGCAAGACTGGGGACTGAGTAATGTTTGGAACGATTTATTGGCCCCACGCTTTGAACGCATGAACGAAATTACCAATTCAACCGAATTCCGTTTTGAAAAAACCGATGGCCATGGCAACACTTATATGGTCAATACTGTACCCGACGAACTAGCAAACGGGTTTACTAAAAAACGTTTAGATCATCGCCACCATGCCCTAGACGCTTTGGTTGTGGCTTTTACTACAAAAGAACATACCAATTATGTTACTTCCCTTAATACAAAAAGAAAAAATTATGGATTGGTTTCTAAGTTGCGACAAATAGATAAGAAAACCATACCCGATAAAAAAAATGGCGGCACCCGAACCATCACCGTAGCCAAAGATTATCATAAACCTTGGCATAATTTCACACAAGAAGCAAAAGAGGCTTTGGAAACCACTATTGTGAGTTTTAAGCAGAACAAACGGGTAATAAACCGGGCTACCAATAAATATTGGAAATGGAAAGAGGTAGATGGTAAAATGAAAAAGATACAAGTGGAGCAAAAGGGCTCTAACTGGGCGATACGAAAGTCTTTACATAAAGCTACTTATTATGGAAAAACAAAAGGTGTTGACACACCAAAAGGGAAAATAGCAACTGCCGGTAGGGTTTCATTAGAGTCTATTACCAACAGAAAACAGTTGAACTCTATAACTGATAGTGGGATTAAAAAAATACTTAATAATCATCTTAAAAACTACATAGATGAAAAAGAAAAAGAACGTTTTGATTTAGCTTTTAGCCCAGATGGAATTGACGAATTAAACAATACCATACAACAATTAAACAATGGTAAGCCCCATCAACCCATTAAGAAAGTACGGGTGTATGAAATAGGTTCAAAGTTTTCATTGGGCGAAACAGGAAATAAGGATACTAAATATGTAGAAGCCGATAAAGGAACCAATTTATTTTTTAATGTGTATTGGGATGAGAAGAAAGAAAAACGCAACTATGAAACCGTGCCATTGAATGAAGTGGTAGCACATCAAAAAGCGGTCGCTTCCTTACCAAAAGAAGAGCGCACTGAAGCCCCTACAGACCCAAAACTGGGTAAGTTTTTATTTTCATTGTCACCAGATGATTTAGTATATGTACCTACTGATGAAGAAATGGATAATCCCACTTTAGTGAATTTTGAAAATCTTTCAAAGGAACAAGCTGGAAGAATCTATAAAATGGTTAGCACAACTCAGAAAAAGCTGCAGTGTCAGCCAATGCCGTATGCAAAAGAAATTAAAAAGAATGAAAATGGTTCTGGAAATAAAACTGAAAGAATTTTAGCATATCCTAATAAAGAAAATATTATTGATGAAAAAAATAATTTAGTTATGATTAAAGATAGATGTTGGAAGCTTTTAGTTGATCGGCTTGGTAACCTTAAACGGTTAGCATGA